Proteins encoded together in one Roseibacterium elongatum DSM 19469 window:
- the recA gene encoding recombinase RecA yields the protein MAMANLLDMTDRKSADKQKALDSALAQIERQFGKGSIMKLGGDNAMPDIEATSTGSLGLDIALGIGGLPKGRIIEIYGPESSGKTTLTLHVVAEEQKKGGVCAFVDAEHALDPQYAKKLGVDLDELLISQPDTGEQALEITDTLVRSGAVSLVVVDSVAALTPKSELEGDMGDSSVGVHARLMSQAMRKLTGSIARSNCMVIFINQIRMKIGVMFGSPETTTGGNALKFYSSVRLDIRRIGSIKDRDEVVGNATRVKVVKNKVAPPFKQVEFDIMYGEGISKMGELLDLGVKAGVVAKSGSWFSYGDERIGQGRENAKTFLRENSDIALAIEDKIRAAHGLDFHMAEDDPDMVEDG from the coding sequence ATGGCAATGGCGAACCTTCTCGACATGACCGACCGCAAATCCGCCGACAAGCAAAAGGCGCTCGACAGCGCCCTGGCCCAGATCGAACGCCAGTTCGGCAAGGGCTCGATCATGAAGCTGGGTGGCGACAACGCCATGCCCGATATCGAGGCGACCTCGACCGGCTCGTTGGGGCTGGATATCGCGCTCGGCATCGGCGGCCTGCCCAAGGGACGGATCATCGAGATTTATGGCCCCGAAAGCTCGGGCAAGACGACGCTGACGCTGCATGTCGTGGCCGAGGAACAGAAAAAGGGCGGGGTCTGCGCCTTTGTCGATGCCGAACACGCGCTCGATCCGCAATACGCCAAGAAGCTCGGCGTCGATCTGGACGAGTTGTTGATCTCGCAGCCCGATACGGGCGAGCAGGCGCTCGAGATCACCGACACGCTGGTGCGCTCGGGCGCGGTCAGCCTGGTGGTGGTCGATTCGGTCGCCGCCCTGACGCCCAAATCCGAGCTTGAGGGCGACATGGGCGACAGCAGCGTGGGCGTACATGCCCGCCTGATGAGCCAGGCCATGCGCAAGCTGACCGGCTCGATCGCGCGCTCGAACTGCATGGTGATCTTCATCAACCAGATCCGCATGAAGATCGGCGTCATGTTCGGCAGCCCCGAGACGACCACGGGCGGCAACGCGCTGAAATTCTACTCGTCCGTGCGTCTCGACATCCGCCGCATCGGCTCGATCAAGGATCGTGACGAGGTGGTCGGCAATGCCACCCGCGTCAAGGTCGTCAAGAACAAGGTCGCGCCGCCCTTCAAGCAGGTGGAATTCGACATCATGTATGGCGAAGGCATCTCGAAAATGGGCGAATTGCTGGACCTGGGGGTCAAGGCCGGTGTCGTCGCGAAATCCGGCAGCTGGTTCTCGTACGGCGACGAGCGGATCGGCCAGGGGCGGGAAAACGCCAAGACCTTCCTGCGCGAGAACAGCGACATCGCGCTGGCCATCGAAGACAAGATCCGCGCCGCCCATGGCCTCGACTTTCACATGGCCGAGGATGATCCGGACATGGTTGAGGACGGCTGA